The following proteins come from a genomic window of Candidatus Poribacteria bacterium:
- a CDS encoding thiamine pyrophosphate-binding protein — RPEYETLSPDPKVRVDGDLKETLKNLSTHNQPGFSDDQIQGIRQKVLQNFKRPEGAQFTAQDIIEITRAALPAEGVLFSETGAYIAMLEHLWGVEDPNTYWGTTGGRTMGLTLPAIFGAKLAKPDMLAVGIGGDGSLLMRLGELETFARTGVAVPLIIINDQALGTMKSRQKSRGMPEYALDFHSVDFAGIAIACGLRGVTVSTPEQFECELKLAMEADRTTLIDARVDSQAYQDSFGPTIGVLD; from the coding sequence TCCGTCCAGAATACGAAACACTGTCGCCGGATCCGAAGGTGCGCGTGGACGGAGATTTGAAAGAAACGCTGAAAAATCTATCTACACACAATCAGCCCGGCTTTTCCGATGACCAGATCCAGGGGATACGCCAAAAGGTGCTCCAAAATTTCAAGCGACCTGAAGGCGCTCAATTCACCGCCCAAGACATCATAGAAATCACCCGCGCCGCACTGCCGGCGGAAGGTGTCCTATTTTCGGAGACCGGTGCTTACATTGCCATGCTTGAACATCTCTGGGGTGTGGAAGATCCGAACACCTATTGGGGAACAACCGGCGGACGAACCATGGGGTTGACACTGCCCGCTATTTTTGGTGCAAAGCTGGCGAAACCCGACATGCTTGCGGTGGGCATCGGTGGAGACGGGAGTTTGTTGATGCGTCTGGGTGAATTGGAGACCTTTGCACGCACCGGCGTAGCCGTGCCCCTGATTATTATCAACGACCAAGCGCTGGGAACAATGAAGTCTCGTCAGAAATCGCGTGGTATGCCCGAGTACGCTTTGGATTTCCATTCCGTTGATTTCGCTGGAATCGCCATAGCGTGTGGTCTGAGAGGGGTTACGGTAAGCACGCCTGAGCAGTTTGAATGTGAGTTGAAACTGGCGATGGAGGCAGACCGAACGACACTGATTGACGCACGGGTCGATTCACAGGCATATCAAGATAGCTTTGGACCAACAATTGGTGTTCTTGACTAA